A part of Gemmatimonas groenlandica genomic DNA contains:
- a CDS encoding DNA-directed RNA polymerase subunit alpha has translation MATIDLSGLVRPQLVEATKREDTPNLAEFRLQPLERGFGHTLGNAMRRLLLSSLRGSAVWAFRIDGVVHEHQTIGGVVEDVHQIIGNLKTLTLALPDDVEQTVLRIAKSGPGTVTAADIQVSGGARVIDPTHHLFTITDERDFNVELYVNKGRGYIESDQHPADKNLSVDVVRIDAIYSPVRRVNFAVSETRVGQRTDYDRLTLTVETNGTMSPEEAVSYAAALAQTHFQYFVGFGSSASAQPGAGGDGSNSDALRLAELFRTPIDDLELSVRSVNSLKNSNIRSLGDLVRQTEAQILQVKNFGKKSLQEIAALLEKEGLNFGMRYEESTDGVRILDMGTPPSRAAENAPDDEDDEE, from the coding sequence ATGGCAACGATCGATCTCTCAGGGCTGGTTCGTCCGCAGCTTGTCGAAGCAACCAAGCGCGAGGACACGCCCAATCTGGCCGAATTCCGTCTGCAGCCGCTCGAGCGCGGCTTTGGACACACGTTGGGCAACGCGATGCGCCGACTGCTCCTGTCGTCGCTCCGTGGCTCGGCGGTGTGGGCGTTCCGTATCGACGGCGTGGTGCATGAGCACCAGACCATCGGCGGCGTCGTGGAAGACGTGCACCAGATCATCGGTAATCTCAAGACGCTCACGCTGGCCCTCCCTGACGATGTCGAGCAGACCGTGCTCCGCATCGCCAAGTCGGGTCCCGGCACCGTCACGGCCGCCGACATTCAGGTCAGCGGTGGCGCCCGGGTCATCGACCCGACGCACCACCTCTTCACCATCACCGACGAGCGCGACTTCAACGTCGAGCTCTACGTGAACAAGGGTCGCGGTTACATCGAGAGCGATCAGCATCCCGCCGACAAGAATCTCTCGGTCGACGTGGTGCGTATCGATGCCATCTACAGCCCGGTCCGCCGCGTCAACTTCGCCGTCTCTGAGACGCGCGTTGGACAGCGTACCGACTATGACCGTCTCACGCTGACCGTCGAAACCAACGGCACGATGTCGCCCGAGGAAGCGGTGAGCTACGCAGCAGCACTCGCCCAGACCCACTTCCAGTACTTCGTGGGCTTCGGGTCGTCGGCTTCTGCACAGCCCGGCGCAGGTGGCGACGGCTCCAACAGCGACGCGCTCCGCTTGGCCGAACTGTTCCGCACTCCGATCGACGATCTCGAACTCTCGGTTCGCTCGGTCAATTCACTCAAGAACTCGAACATCCGCTCGCTCGGCGATCTGGTTCGCCAGACCGAGGCGCAAATCCTTCAGGTCAAGAACTTCGGTAAGAAGTCTCTGCAGGAAATCGCCGCGCTGCTCGAGAAGGAAGGGCTCAATTTCGGCATGCGATACGAGGAAAGCACAGATGGTGTGCGCATCCTCGATATGGGCACCCCGCCCAGCCGCGCGGCCGAGAACGCGCCCGACGACGAAGACGACGAGGAGTAA
- the rplQ gene encoding 50S ribosomal protein L17, which translates to MRHRKANRQLRRTSEQRLALLRNLATSLIEQGAIETTEAKAKELRPFVEKLITKARTGTLHARRLAGKHVHKREAADKLFQEIGPMFATRPGGYTRILKTGHRKGDGAEMARIELVQS; encoded by the coding sequence ATGCGCCATCGCAAGGCAAACCGCCAACTTCGGCGGACGAGTGAGCAGCGCCTCGCGCTGCTTCGCAACCTCGCAACCTCGCTCATTGAGCAGGGTGCGATCGAAACGACTGAGGCGAAGGCGAAAGAACTCCGCCCCTTCGTTGAGAAGCTGATCACGAAGGCCCGGACCGGCACGCTCCACGCGCGCCGCCTGGCTGGCAAGCACGTCCACAAGCGTGAGGCGGCCGACAAGCTGTTCCAGGAAATCGGCCCCATGTTCGCCACGCGACCGGGCGGCTACACGCGCATTCTCAAGACCGGCCACCGCAAGGGTGACGGTGCGGAGATGGCGCGGATCGAATTGGTCCAGAGCTGA
- the rpmB gene encoding 50S ribosomal protein L28, translated as MAIDRHRCYVCDKGVAFGNSVSHANNKTRRTWRPNLQVVRTLSEGKVIKVKACTRCIAAGKITRAPRGQVAVA; from the coding sequence ATGGCTATCGATAGACACCGCTGCTACGTCTGCGACAAGGGCGTTGCCTTTGGAAACAGCGTCTCGCACGCGAACAACAAGACGCGCCGGACCTGGAGACCCAATCTCCAGGTGGTGCGCACCCTCAGCGAAGGGAAGGTCATCAAGGTCAAGGCTTGCACGCGGTGCATCGCGGCCGGCAAGATCACCCGCGCGCCGCGCGGTCAGGTTGCTGTCGCGTAA
- the gmd gene encoding GDP-mannose 4,6-dehydratase, which yields MKTALITGITGQDGSYLAELLLAKGYRVVGVVRRSSTTPYERIAHLVDRVELVSADLLDQTSLTDVVHETQPDEIYNLAAQSFVQTSWTQPVLTGEFTALGVTRMLEAMRKAAPKSRFYQASSSEQFGKVIETPQRESTPFYPRSPYGVAKVYGHWITVNYRESFNLFAVSGILFNHESPRRGLEFVTRKITDAVARIKLGLQHELRLGNLEARRDWGFAGDYVDAMWRMLQLDEPDDFVIGTGETYSVRDFCVAAFGAVDLDYLEYVKQDEKFFRPAEVDLLVADPSKAEQRLGWTPKVPFAELVSMMVAADLARYQRQR from the coding sequence TTGAAGACTGCACTGATCACCGGGATTACCGGACAGGACGGCTCCTACCTCGCCGAGTTGCTGCTCGCCAAGGGCTACCGAGTCGTCGGCGTCGTCCGTCGTTCGTCGACGACGCCCTACGAGCGCATCGCCCATCTGGTCGATCGCGTCGAACTCGTGTCGGCGGATCTGCTCGATCAAACGTCGCTCACCGACGTCGTGCATGAAACACAGCCCGATGAGATCTACAATCTCGCCGCGCAAAGCTTTGTGCAGACCTCCTGGACCCAACCCGTGCTCACCGGCGAATTCACGGCGCTCGGTGTCACTCGAATGCTGGAAGCGATGCGGAAGGCCGCGCCGAAATCGCGCTTCTACCAAGCCAGCTCCAGCGAACAGTTCGGCAAGGTCATCGAGACGCCGCAGCGTGAGTCCACGCCATTCTATCCGCGGTCGCCTTACGGCGTCGCCAAGGTGTATGGCCACTGGATCACGGTGAACTATCGCGAAAGCTTCAACCTCTTCGCGGTCTCCGGCATCCTGTTCAATCACGAGTCCCCGCGTCGCGGCCTCGAATTCGTCACGCGCAAAATCACCGACGCCGTCGCCCGCATCAAACTGGGATTGCAGCACGAGCTGCGTCTCGGAAATCTCGAGGCCCGCCGCGATTGGGGATTCGCCGGCGATTACGTCGATGCGATGTGGCGCATGCTCCAGCTCGACGAGCCCGATGATTTCGTGATCGGCACCGGTGAGACATACTCGGTGCGCGATTTCTGCGTTGCCGCCTTCGGCGCCGTGGATCTCGATTATCTCGAGTATGTGAAGCAGGATGAGAAGTTCTTCCGGCCGGCCGAGGTGGACCTCCTCGTCGCCGATCCGTCGAAGGCGGAGCAGAGGCTTGGATGGACGCCCAAGGTGCCGTTCGCCGAGCTGGTGAGCATGATGGTTGCCGCCGATCTCGCGCGGTACCAACGGCAGCGGTGA
- a CDS encoding GDP-mannose 4,6-dehydratase, whose amino-acid sequence MPPISRGTNGSGDELVKRVLVTGAAGFVGSYLLEALRNGGGERFALATDPPGSPSEPGGDVRWIYGDLRDEAYIARVVDTARPDTVIHLAAISHVPTAAAEPALAWDVNVTATARLLHALGQSRDAGAIDPTVLIVGSAEQYGRHETHEGPLLESAVQAPRTVYAATKAAQEILALQAWRATGLKVVVARSFNHSGRGQPTRFLLPALVQRAVELRGASPGTTMPVGNRAPIRDFLHVSDVVAAYISLCRRGTPGEVYNVASGTGWSVQQLLDRVLARADVQATPVEDPALVRPVDVPVLIGDSHKLQRATGWSATRSLDDIIDDLLHAATL is encoded by the coding sequence TTGCCGCCGATCTCGCGCGGTACCAACGGCAGCGGTGACGAACTCGTGAAGCGCGTGCTCGTCACCGGAGCCGCCGGCTTCGTCGGGTCGTATTTGCTCGAAGCACTACGGAACGGGGGGGGCGAGCGGTTTGCCCTCGCCACCGATCCCCCCGGTTCGCCGAGCGAGCCGGGGGGAGATGTCCGCTGGATATACGGCGACCTCCGGGACGAGGCATACATCGCGCGCGTCGTGGACACCGCGCGGCCGGACACCGTGATCCATCTTGCGGCGATCTCGCACGTGCCAACGGCGGCCGCTGAGCCGGCGCTCGCGTGGGATGTCAATGTCACCGCGACGGCGCGCCTGCTGCATGCGCTCGGCCAATCTCGCGACGCCGGCGCCATCGACCCCACGGTGCTCATCGTCGGCAGCGCCGAGCAATACGGGCGTCACGAGACCCATGAGGGTCCGCTCCTCGAGAGCGCCGTGCAGGCCCCGCGAACGGTGTACGCCGCCACCAAGGCGGCGCAGGAGATTCTCGCACTCCAGGCTTGGCGGGCGACCGGGCTCAAAGTGGTCGTCGCTCGCAGCTTCAACCACAGCGGCCGAGGGCAGCCGACGCGCTTTCTGCTCCCCGCCTTGGTGCAGCGCGCGGTCGAACTTCGCGGCGCTTCGCCGGGAACGACCATGCCGGTTGGGAATCGTGCACCGATACGCGATTTCCTCCATGTAAGTGACGTCGTTGCTGCGTATATTTCACTCTGCCGACGGGGTACGCCTGGCGAGGTGTATAACGTGGCCAGCGGCACCGGATGGTCGGTGCAGCAGCTTCTCGACCGGGTTCTGGCGCGTGCCGATGTGCAGGCGACGCCTGTCGAAGATCCTGCGCTGGTGCGCCCGGTTGACGTCCCCGTGCTGATCGGGGATTCGCACAAATTGCAGCGCGCCACCGGATGGTCCGCCACGCGCTCTCTCGACGACATCATCGACGATCTCCTCCATGCCGCGACGCTCTGA